Proteins encoded in a region of the Panicum hallii strain FIL2 chromosome 3, PHallii_v3.1, whole genome shotgun sequence genome:
- the LOC112885718 gene encoding uncharacterized protein LOC112885718 isoform X1 — protein MAAAEDDDSDVILLAHQLPVDMDGPDEGRLAHLLPPLHRAPPPPPPPPFRPPPPPQAVASAEHRLSFRGWLGAPRHWDLWVAKLRPLHAPLWRRLGIHDAVLTSTYRIKPDASLVLHLASFWCPATSTFAFPWGEATLTLHDAALIAGLPATGSPVPAPLQPEWRPDEAALNGVRLGFNRSACKKAHLSAWIKHFLTDHNDPVLEHAAFLALWLTRFVLPGQPESTMRQAVFPIAVRLARGERVALAPAVLASLYRDLRDIKAFLVAAGAAATTGNADMLSSLSLYSPLYILHLWIWERFPALRPGRENPQGDGEPMAARWHDLHRKVSPTLIREVLSSRDNFLWQLPYAASLKKYSGWVCSSDLTGNDQLRLLAHCLRPCELVGMDCIEQYLPHRIARQFGLDQDVPMDVRRANQDWVVAWQTYELEGKNVSLFIPQSEPGVTARYAQWWRQQLPPSDLHAGAPSISVESKISKRKVKKTPAAMEAEAEKERRMKKVRVSPSDKKRRLEELYDPKFSGWLAAGRSGISDAAGGSCKKGYLQKYDMESDEALLPNVGATNDDVVLLLPRMQTPNPVVFVPKKYDIMNTALGDGGNSIVDMPPETSNDELERDATAMQKEEKLNNNNPVDSSLDITNKPEGDTVAMKLEKETMEISVVRSVGTTDRPEEGATVVMELEKEAMETHHIPEDDTTKVPQSGYEKYTMVMELEKEAMERHNIPGDDTTKIPQLEYEKLRDETPIEEDAEEKPCADGKDLAEKDVDESTEVYKVKQAEWEAHNLLTEKDGDNITDALGEGYDLLVEKDCDNITDALAVEQAAEGQSTSLTEEGTHGHVEEITLVEQVDGQSEGATKIATECIPEEIAQAHEKESDNDMMIYSKNSANGETPCSSAPVQLKGGTMAKQCNQNVELNNQRELSSDAAAMKVEGVYDHKTTDMHEETALTRKHDHKIIGENRATSILEGSHMLDSGVKSDSIALEVDEIHTAGGLQNKEISDLDKEMAPKQKQDDIIIWENKETMVSEGSHMLDSRVKSNLVTLKNDETHAGGGIPNQESLGLDKVVQEMALKQKQDHIIECENKETTELRGILMLDNGMKPDLVILDVDETAPAEGNENQDISDFNKQQGMNGTQDLVTVIENNEVNISEGEDIPVCSGYQIRPAIENNKMNMSEDARIPDCSEHRIDPTGIEVNEVESTKKLQNQELLDNKEQLAVEEGQHLGTTIENNEMNLPNEANVLVCGENQINSTGTDVIEVKSTNGIQNQDLLDNKEVSLPASIQDQELLDNKEDQITEKRMELKIAYESGVSLEEAYKLGDGVDTCAVAVNVSVSMQNKETCTIELAIEDKQHHEVEHVNEERILEDTVMIDSGGLKSDATDVEVDMAGSKEGTMNQCAETAMQEKQDQEMAGEDTNRDVADMNALECRVKPDGAVKMAHETLRTTESIDIAGSKISSEDKEKAASFEEHNITEVSGFELNQTTGMEPEGALQLEPKNLVEVKQENLENETGRSIFKENDDVSCKDQTSACVMISSSNIDDQCEDDNGWGEESTKSYDKLASDSINTACRHPVKFGKSSNEEVKRAHNIRSMYLKDIKESLGRIRAEPSNRVQATNFGYPSRHAVQESHSACKEIKVPLRDSGRDFGRDRALELVVTSPAEETSRWRQEQYALQILEDVQNARIAEKTRMEMEIRVLKSQIASMEKQVMNLDHFSEVKSRSKRH, from the exons atggccgccgccgaggACGACGACAGCGACGTCATCCTCCTTGCCCACCAGCTCCCCGTCGACATGGACGGCCCCGACGAGGGCCGCCTCGCCCATCTCCTCCCCCCGCTCCACcgcgcccctccccctcccccgcctCCCCCATTCCGCCCGCCTCCCCCACCCCAAGCCGTCGCCTCCGCCGAGCACCGCCTCTCCTTCCGCGGCTGGCTCGGCGCCCCGCGTCACTGGGACCTCTGGGTCGCCAAGCTGCGCCCGCTCCATGCCCCACTCTGGCGCCGCCTCGGCATCCACGACGCCGTCCTCACCTCCACCTACAGGATCAAGCCCGACGCCTCCCTCGTCCTCCACCTTGCCTCCTTCTGGTGCCCTGCCACCTCCACCTTCGCCTTCCCCTGGGGCGAGGCCACCCTCACCCTGCACGACGCCGCCCTCATCGCCGGGCTCCCCGCCACCGGCTCCCCTGTCCCGGCGCCGCTCCAGCCCGAATGGCGCCCCGACGAGGCCGCGCTCAACGGGGTGCGCCTCGGCTTCAACCGCAGCGCCTGCAAAAAGGCGCACCTCTCCGCCTGGATCAAGCACTTCCTCACCGATCACAACGACCCCGTTCTCGAGCACGCTGCCTTCCTCGCGCTCTGGCTCACGCGCTTCGTGCTCCCGGGCCAGCCGGAGTCCACCATGCGCCAGGCTGTCTTCCCCATCGCCGTCCGCCTCGCGCGCGGCGAGCGCGTCGCGCTCGCGCCCGCCGTGCTTGCCTCCCTCTACAGGGACCTGCGAGACATCAAGGCATTCCTTGTCGCCGCGGGTGCTGCCGCCACAACCGGCAATGCTGATATGCTATCTTCCTTATCCCTCTACTCGCCCCTCTACATTCTTCATCTCTGGATATGGGAGCGCTTCCCTGCGCTCAGGCCTGGAAGGGAGAACCCTCAGGGCGATGGTGAGCCTATGGCTGCTCGCTGGCATGATCTACACAGAAAGGTCAGCCCGACACTCATACGTGAGGTCCTCAGTTCAAGGGACAACTTTCTATGGCAACTTCCTTATGCCGCCTCTCTCAAGAAGTACAGCGGCTGGGTTTGCAGCAGCGATCTCACCGGAAATGATCAACTGAGATTGCTGGCACACTGCTTGCGGCCGTGTGAGCTTGTGGGGATGGATTGCATTGAGCAATACCTCCCGCACCGTATTGCAAGGCAGTTTGGACTGGACCAAGATGTGCCTATGGATGTTCGCCGTGCCAATCAGGATTGGGTGGTTGCTTGGCAGACCTATGAACTGGAGGGGAAGAATGTGAGTTTATTCATTCCACAGTCTGAACCTGGGGTCACAGCGCGGTACGCACAGTGGTGGAGGCAGCAATTACCACCTTCTGATCTTCATGCAGGGGCACCAAGCATTTCTGTGGAGTCGAAGATTTCTAAGCGCAAGGTTAAAAAGACCCCAGCGGCCATGGAAGCTGAGGCAGAGAAGGAGCGAAGGATGAAGAAGGTCCGTGTCTCACCTAGTGACAAAAAACGCAGGCTTGAAGAGTTGTATGATCCAAAGTTCTCAGGTTGGCTTGCAGCTGGAAGGAGTGGAATAAGTGATGCTGCTGGCGGCAGCTGCAAAAAGGGATACTTGCAGAAATATGACATGGAATCAGATGAGGCGTTGTTGCCTAATGTTGGAGCTACCAATGATGATGTTGTGCTACTTCTGCCAAGGATGCAAACACCAAATCCTGTTGTATTTGTGCCCAAGAAGTATGATATCATGAATACGGCTTTAGGTGATGGAGGAAACTCCATAGTAGATATGCCCCCAGAAACCTCCAATGATGAACTTGAAAGAGATGCTACTGCAATGCAGAAGGAGGAAAAACTTAATAATAATAATCCTGTAGACTCGTCTCTTGATATCACAAATAAGCCAGAAGGAGACACGGTGGCAATGAAGTTGGAGAAGGAAACTATGGAAATTTCTGTAGTCAGGTCTGTTGGTACCACAGATAGGCCAGAAGAAGGAGCTACTGTGGTAATGGAGTTGGAGAAGGAAGCTATGGAAacacatcatattcctgaagacgATACTACAAAAGTTCCTCAATCTGGGTATGAAAAGTATACTATGGTAATGGAGTTGGAGAAGGAAGCTATGGAAAGACATAATATTCCTGGAGATGATACTACAAAAATTCCTCAATTAGAGTATGAAAAGTTAAGAGATGAAACACCAATAGAGGAAGATGCTGAGGAAAAGCCCTGTGCAGATGGCAAGGATCTAGCAGAGAAAGATGTAGATGAGTCCACGGAGGTTTACAAAGTAAAACAAGCCGAATGGGAGGCACACAACTTGTTAACGGAGAAAGATGGTGATAATATTACTGATGCTCTTGGAGAGGGATATGACTTGTTAGTGGAGAAAGACTGTGATAATATTACTGATGCTCTTGCAGTAGAACAAGCAGCAGAAGGACAATCCACATCATTGACAGAGGAAGGTACACACGGCCATGTTGAGGAAATTACTCTAGTGGAGCAGGTGGATGGACAAAGCGAGGGGGCTACAAAGATAGCAACAGAGTGCATCCCTGAAGAAATCGCTCAGGCACATGAAAAGGAATCTGATAACGATATGatgatatattccaagaattCAGCCAATGGTGAGACGCCATGTAGTTCAGCTCCTGTACAATTAAAAGGAGGCACGATGGCGAAGCAATGCAATCAGAATGTTGAGCTGAATAATCAGAGGGAACTGTCATCTGATGCAGCTGCTATGAAGGTTGAAGGAGTATATGACCACAAAACCACGGATATGCATGAG GAAACAGCTCTGACACGGAAACATGACCACAAAATCATAGGTGAGAACAGGGCGACATCAATATTGGAAGGAAGCCATATGCTGGATAGTGGAGTGAAATCTGATTCGATTGCTTTGGAGGTTGATGAAATTCACACTGCAGGTGGATTACAAAACAAGGAAATTTCAGACTTGGACAAG GAAATGGCTCCGAAACAGAAACAGGACGACATAATCATATGGGagaacaaggagacaatggttTCGGAAGGCAGCCATATGCTAGATAGCAGAGTGAAATCCAATTTGGTCACTTTGAAGAATGATGAAACTCATGCTGGAGGAGGAATTCCAAACCAGGAAAGTTTGGGCTTGGACAAG GTGGTGCAGGAAATGGCTCTGAAACAAAAACAGGACCACATAATCGAATGTGAGAACAAGGAGACAACAGAACTGCGAGGCATCCTTATGCTAGATAACGGAATGAAGCCCGATTTGGTCATTTTGGATGTTGACGAAACTGCTCCTGCAGAAGGAAATGAAAACCAGGATATTTCGGATTTCAACAAG CAACAAGGAATGAATGGAACACAGGATCTTGTAACTGTAATTGAGAACAATGAAGTTAATATTTCAGAGGGTGAAGATATTCCTGTTTGCAGTGGATATCAAATCAGACCTGCAATTGAGAACAACAAAATGAATATGTCAGAAGATGCACGTATTCCTGATTGCAGTGAACATCGAATTGATCCAACAGGTATAGAGGTTAATGAGGTTGAGTCTACCAAAAAACTACAGAACCAAGAACTTTTGGACAATAAAGAA CAACTAGCAGTGGAGGAAGGACAACATCTAGGAACTACAATTGAAAACAACGAAATGAATTTGCCAAATGAAGCAAATGTTCTTGTTTGTGGTGAAAACCAAATCAATTCAACTGGTACAGATGTTATTGAGGTCAAATCTACCAATGGTATACAGAACCAAGATCTTTTGGACAATAAAGAAGTGAGTCTACCTGCAAGTATACAGGACCAAGAACTTTTGGACAACAAAGAA GACCAGATAACAGAGAAAAGAATGGAGTTGAAAATCGCGTATGAAAGTGGTGTATCCTTGGAAGAGGCCTATAAACTTGGTGATGGAGTGGATACCTGTGCGGTTGCTGTGAATGTTAGTGTTTCAATGCAGAACAAGGAAACTTGTACCATTGAGCTG GCAATAGAGGACAAGCAACACCATGAAGTTGAACATGTGAATGAGGAGAGGATTTTGGAAGATACAGTTATGATAGATAGCGGTGGATTGAAATCTGATGCTACTGATGTGGAGGTTGACATGGCTGGGTCAAAGGAGGGAACAATGAACCAGTGTGCT GAAACGGCAATGCAAGAGAAGCAGGATCAGGAAATGGCTGGTGAAGACACCAACAGAGATGTGGCTGATATGAATGCACTCGAATGTAGAGTGAAACCTGATGGAGCTGTTAAAATGGCTCATGAGACTCTTCGTACAACAGAATCTATTGATATAGCAGGGTCTAAAATTTCTTCCGAGGACAAGGAGAAGGCAGCTTCCTTTGAAGAACACAATATAACAGAAGTTTCAGGCTTTGAATTAAATCAAACTACAGGGATGGAGCCTGAAGGAGCACTTCAACTAGAGCCTAAAAACCTTGTAGAAGTGAAACAAGAAAATTTGGAGAATGAAACTGGAAGATCCATTTTTAAGGAGAATGATGATGTGTCTTGCAAAGATCAGACCTCAGCATGCGTTATGATTTCTTCTTCAAATATTGATGATCAATGTGAGGATGATAATGGATGGGGTGAAGAATCGACAAAAAGCTATGACAAGTTAGCTTCTGATTCAATAAACACAGCTTGTCGTCACCCTGTCAAATTTGGCAAGTCAAGTAATGAAGAGGTTAAGAGAGCACATAATATCAGATCTATGTATTTAAAGGATATTAAAGAATCGCTGGGAAGAATTCGTGCTGAACCATCAAACAGAGTACAGGCCACCAATTTTGGTTATCCCTCTAGGCATGCAGTTCAGGAATCACACTCAGCTTGCAAGGAGATCAAAGTGCCTTTGCGTGATAGTGGAAGGGATTTCGGAAGAGATCGCGCACTAGAGTTGGTTGTTACAAGTCCAGCAGAAGAGACTTCTCGATGGAGACAAGAACAATATGCACTTCAAATTTTAGAAGATGTGCAAAATGCTCGAATTGCTGAGAAAACTaggatggagatggagatcagAGTACTTAAATCACAAATTGCTAGCATGGAGAAACAGGTGATGAACTTGGATCACTTCTCTGAGGTGAAGTCCAGATCAAAAAGGCACTAG
- the LOC112885718 gene encoding uncharacterized protein LOC112885718 isoform X2, whose protein sequence is MAAAEDDDSDVILLAHQLPVDMDGPDEGRLAHLLPPLHRAPPPPPPPPFRPPPPPQAVASAEHRLSFRGWLGAPRHWDLWVAKLRPLHAPLWRRLGIHDAVLTSTYRIKPDASLVLHLASFWCPATSTFAFPWGEATLTLHDAALIAGLPATGSPVPAPLQPEWRPDEAALNGVRLGFNRSACKKAHLSAWIKHFLTDHNDPVLEHAAFLALWLTRFVLPGQPESTMRQAVFPIAVRLARGERVALAPAVLASLYRDLRDIKAFLVAAGAAATTGNADMLSSLSLYSPLYILHLWIWERFPALRPGRENPQGDGEPMAARWHDLHRKVSPTLIREVLSSRDNFLWQLPYAASLKKYSGWVCSSDLTGNDQLRLLAHCLRPCELVGMDCIEQYLPHRIARQFGLDQDVPMDVRRANQDWVVAWQTYELEGKNVSLFIPQSEPGVTARYAQWWRQQLPPSDLHAGAPSISVESKISKRKVKKTPAAMEAEAEKERRMKKVRVSPSDKKRRLEELYDPKFSGWLAAGRSGISDAAGGSCKKGYLQKYDMESDEALLPNVGATNDDVVLLLPRMQTPNPVVFVPKKYDIMNTALGDGGNSIVDMPPETSNDELERDATAMQKEEKLNNNNPVDSSLDITNKPEGDTVAMKLEKETMEISVVRSVGTTDRPEEGATVVMELEKEAMETHHIPEDDTTKVPQSGYEKYTMVMELEKEAMERHNIPGDDTTKIPQLEYEKLRDETPIEEDAEEKPCADGKDLAEKDVDESTEVYKVKQAEWEAHNLLTEKDGDNITDALGEGYDLLVEKDCDNITDALAVEQAAEGQSTSLTEEGTHGHVEEITLVEQVDGQSEGATKIATECIPEEIAQAHEKESDNDMMIYSKNSANGETPCSSAPVQLKGGTMAKQCNQNVELNNQRELSSDAAAMKVEGVYDHKTTDMHEETALTRKHDHKIIGENRATSILEGSHMLDSGVKSDSIALEVDEIHTAGGLQNKEISDLDKEMAPKQKQDDIIIWENKETMVSEGSHMLDSRVKSNLVTLKNDETHAGGGIPNQESLGLDKVVQEMALKQKQDHIIECENKETTELRGILMLDNGMKPDLVILDVDETAPAEGNENQDISDFNKQQGMNGTQDLVTVIENNEVNISEGEDIPVCSGYQIRPAIENNKMNMSEDARIPDCSEHRIDPTGIEVNEVESTKKLQNQELLDNKEQLAVEEGQHLGTTIENNEMNLPNEANVLVCGENQINSTGTDVIEVKSTNGIQNQDLLDNKEVSLPASIQDQELLDNKEITEKRMELKIAYESGVSLEEAYKLGDGVDTCAVAVNVSVSMQNKETCTIELAIEDKQHHEVEHVNEERILEDTVMIDSGGLKSDATDVEVDMAGSKEGTMNQCAETAMQEKQDQEMAGEDTNRDVADMNALECRVKPDGAVKMAHETLRTTESIDIAGSKISSEDKEKAASFEEHNITEVSGFELNQTTGMEPEGALQLEPKNLVEVKQENLENETGRSIFKENDDVSCKDQTSACVMISSSNIDDQCEDDNGWGEESTKSYDKLASDSINTACRHPVKFGKSSNEEVKRAHNIRSMYLKDIKESLGRIRAEPSNRVQATNFGYPSRHAVQESHSACKEIKVPLRDSGRDFGRDRALELVVTSPAEETSRWRQEQYALQILEDVQNARIAEKTRMEMEIRVLKSQIASMEKQVMNLDHFSEVKSRSKRH, encoded by the exons atggccgccgccgaggACGACGACAGCGACGTCATCCTCCTTGCCCACCAGCTCCCCGTCGACATGGACGGCCCCGACGAGGGCCGCCTCGCCCATCTCCTCCCCCCGCTCCACcgcgcccctccccctcccccgcctCCCCCATTCCGCCCGCCTCCCCCACCCCAAGCCGTCGCCTCCGCCGAGCACCGCCTCTCCTTCCGCGGCTGGCTCGGCGCCCCGCGTCACTGGGACCTCTGGGTCGCCAAGCTGCGCCCGCTCCATGCCCCACTCTGGCGCCGCCTCGGCATCCACGACGCCGTCCTCACCTCCACCTACAGGATCAAGCCCGACGCCTCCCTCGTCCTCCACCTTGCCTCCTTCTGGTGCCCTGCCACCTCCACCTTCGCCTTCCCCTGGGGCGAGGCCACCCTCACCCTGCACGACGCCGCCCTCATCGCCGGGCTCCCCGCCACCGGCTCCCCTGTCCCGGCGCCGCTCCAGCCCGAATGGCGCCCCGACGAGGCCGCGCTCAACGGGGTGCGCCTCGGCTTCAACCGCAGCGCCTGCAAAAAGGCGCACCTCTCCGCCTGGATCAAGCACTTCCTCACCGATCACAACGACCCCGTTCTCGAGCACGCTGCCTTCCTCGCGCTCTGGCTCACGCGCTTCGTGCTCCCGGGCCAGCCGGAGTCCACCATGCGCCAGGCTGTCTTCCCCATCGCCGTCCGCCTCGCGCGCGGCGAGCGCGTCGCGCTCGCGCCCGCCGTGCTTGCCTCCCTCTACAGGGACCTGCGAGACATCAAGGCATTCCTTGTCGCCGCGGGTGCTGCCGCCACAACCGGCAATGCTGATATGCTATCTTCCTTATCCCTCTACTCGCCCCTCTACATTCTTCATCTCTGGATATGGGAGCGCTTCCCTGCGCTCAGGCCTGGAAGGGAGAACCCTCAGGGCGATGGTGAGCCTATGGCTGCTCGCTGGCATGATCTACACAGAAAGGTCAGCCCGACACTCATACGTGAGGTCCTCAGTTCAAGGGACAACTTTCTATGGCAACTTCCTTATGCCGCCTCTCTCAAGAAGTACAGCGGCTGGGTTTGCAGCAGCGATCTCACCGGAAATGATCAACTGAGATTGCTGGCACACTGCTTGCGGCCGTGTGAGCTTGTGGGGATGGATTGCATTGAGCAATACCTCCCGCACCGTATTGCAAGGCAGTTTGGACTGGACCAAGATGTGCCTATGGATGTTCGCCGTGCCAATCAGGATTGGGTGGTTGCTTGGCAGACCTATGAACTGGAGGGGAAGAATGTGAGTTTATTCATTCCACAGTCTGAACCTGGGGTCACAGCGCGGTACGCACAGTGGTGGAGGCAGCAATTACCACCTTCTGATCTTCATGCAGGGGCACCAAGCATTTCTGTGGAGTCGAAGATTTCTAAGCGCAAGGTTAAAAAGACCCCAGCGGCCATGGAAGCTGAGGCAGAGAAGGAGCGAAGGATGAAGAAGGTCCGTGTCTCACCTAGTGACAAAAAACGCAGGCTTGAAGAGTTGTATGATCCAAAGTTCTCAGGTTGGCTTGCAGCTGGAAGGAGTGGAATAAGTGATGCTGCTGGCGGCAGCTGCAAAAAGGGATACTTGCAGAAATATGACATGGAATCAGATGAGGCGTTGTTGCCTAATGTTGGAGCTACCAATGATGATGTTGTGCTACTTCTGCCAAGGATGCAAACACCAAATCCTGTTGTATTTGTGCCCAAGAAGTATGATATCATGAATACGGCTTTAGGTGATGGAGGAAACTCCATAGTAGATATGCCCCCAGAAACCTCCAATGATGAACTTGAAAGAGATGCTACTGCAATGCAGAAGGAGGAAAAACTTAATAATAATAATCCTGTAGACTCGTCTCTTGATATCACAAATAAGCCAGAAGGAGACACGGTGGCAATGAAGTTGGAGAAGGAAACTATGGAAATTTCTGTAGTCAGGTCTGTTGGTACCACAGATAGGCCAGAAGAAGGAGCTACTGTGGTAATGGAGTTGGAGAAGGAAGCTATGGAAacacatcatattcctgaagacgATACTACAAAAGTTCCTCAATCTGGGTATGAAAAGTATACTATGGTAATGGAGTTGGAGAAGGAAGCTATGGAAAGACATAATATTCCTGGAGATGATACTACAAAAATTCCTCAATTAGAGTATGAAAAGTTAAGAGATGAAACACCAATAGAGGAAGATGCTGAGGAAAAGCCCTGTGCAGATGGCAAGGATCTAGCAGAGAAAGATGTAGATGAGTCCACGGAGGTTTACAAAGTAAAACAAGCCGAATGGGAGGCACACAACTTGTTAACGGAGAAAGATGGTGATAATATTACTGATGCTCTTGGAGAGGGATATGACTTGTTAGTGGAGAAAGACTGTGATAATATTACTGATGCTCTTGCAGTAGAACAAGCAGCAGAAGGACAATCCACATCATTGACAGAGGAAGGTACACACGGCCATGTTGAGGAAATTACTCTAGTGGAGCAGGTGGATGGACAAAGCGAGGGGGCTACAAAGATAGCAACAGAGTGCATCCCTGAAGAAATCGCTCAGGCACATGAAAAGGAATCTGATAACGATATGatgatatattccaagaattCAGCCAATGGTGAGACGCCATGTAGTTCAGCTCCTGTACAATTAAAAGGAGGCACGATGGCGAAGCAATGCAATCAGAATGTTGAGCTGAATAATCAGAGGGAACTGTCATCTGATGCAGCTGCTATGAAGGTTGAAGGAGTATATGACCACAAAACCACGGATATGCATGAG GAAACAGCTCTGACACGGAAACATGACCACAAAATCATAGGTGAGAACAGGGCGACATCAATATTGGAAGGAAGCCATATGCTGGATAGTGGAGTGAAATCTGATTCGATTGCTTTGGAGGTTGATGAAATTCACACTGCAGGTGGATTACAAAACAAGGAAATTTCAGACTTGGACAAG GAAATGGCTCCGAAACAGAAACAGGACGACATAATCATATGGGagaacaaggagacaatggttTCGGAAGGCAGCCATATGCTAGATAGCAGAGTGAAATCCAATTTGGTCACTTTGAAGAATGATGAAACTCATGCTGGAGGAGGAATTCCAAACCAGGAAAGTTTGGGCTTGGACAAG GTGGTGCAGGAAATGGCTCTGAAACAAAAACAGGACCACATAATCGAATGTGAGAACAAGGAGACAACAGAACTGCGAGGCATCCTTATGCTAGATAACGGAATGAAGCCCGATTTGGTCATTTTGGATGTTGACGAAACTGCTCCTGCAGAAGGAAATGAAAACCAGGATATTTCGGATTTCAACAAG CAACAAGGAATGAATGGAACACAGGATCTTGTAACTGTAATTGAGAACAATGAAGTTAATATTTCAGAGGGTGAAGATATTCCTGTTTGCAGTGGATATCAAATCAGACCTGCAATTGAGAACAACAAAATGAATATGTCAGAAGATGCACGTATTCCTGATTGCAGTGAACATCGAATTGATCCAACAGGTATAGAGGTTAATGAGGTTGAGTCTACCAAAAAACTACAGAACCAAGAACTTTTGGACAATAAAGAA CAACTAGCAGTGGAGGAAGGACAACATCTAGGAACTACAATTGAAAACAACGAAATGAATTTGCCAAATGAAGCAAATGTTCTTGTTTGTGGTGAAAACCAAATCAATTCAACTGGTACAGATGTTATTGAGGTCAAATCTACCAATGGTATACAGAACCAAGATCTTTTGGACAATAAAGAAGTGAGTCTACCTGCAAGTATACAGGACCAAGAACTTTTGGACAACAAAGAA ATAACAGAGAAAAGAATGGAGTTGAAAATCGCGTATGAAAGTGGTGTATCCTTGGAAGAGGCCTATAAACTTGGTGATGGAGTGGATACCTGTGCGGTTGCTGTGAATGTTAGTGTTTCAATGCAGAACAAGGAAACTTGTACCATTGAGCTG GCAATAGAGGACAAGCAACACCATGAAGTTGAACATGTGAATGAGGAGAGGATTTTGGAAGATACAGTTATGATAGATAGCGGTGGATTGAAATCTGATGCTACTGATGTGGAGGTTGACATGGCTGGGTCAAAGGAGGGAACAATGAACCAGTGTGCT GAAACGGCAATGCAAGAGAAGCAGGATCAGGAAATGGCTGGTGAAGACACCAACAGAGATGTGGCTGATATGAATGCACTCGAATGTAGAGTGAAACCTGATGGAGCTGTTAAAATGGCTCATGAGACTCTTCGTACAACAGAATCTATTGATATAGCAGGGTCTAAAATTTCTTCCGAGGACAAGGAGAAGGCAGCTTCCTTTGAAGAACACAATATAACAGAAGTTTCAGGCTTTGAATTAAATCAAACTACAGGGATGGAGCCTGAAGGAGCACTTCAACTAGAGCCTAAAAACCTTGTAGAAGTGAAACAAGAAAATTTGGAGAATGAAACTGGAAGATCCATTTTTAAGGAGAATGATGATGTGTCTTGCAAAGATCAGACCTCAGCATGCGTTATGATTTCTTCTTCAAATATTGATGATCAATGTGAGGATGATAATGGATGGGGTGAAGAATCGACAAAAAGCTATGACAAGTTAGCTTCTGATTCAATAAACACAGCTTGTCGTCACCCTGTCAAATTTGGCAAGTCAAGTAATGAAGAGGTTAAGAGAGCACATAATATCAGATCTATGTATTTAAAGGATATTAAAGAATCGCTGGGAAGAATTCGTGCTGAACCATCAAACAGAGTACAGGCCACCAATTTTGGTTATCCCTCTAGGCATGCAGTTCAGGAATCACACTCAGCTTGCAAGGAGATCAAAGTGCCTTTGCGTGATAGTGGAAGGGATTTCGGAAGAGATCGCGCACTAGAGTTGGTTGTTACAAGTCCAGCAGAAGAGACTTCTCGATGGAGACAAGAACAATATGCACTTCAAATTTTAGAAGATGTGCAAAATGCTCGAATTGCTGAGAAAACTaggatggagatggagatcagAGTACTTAAATCACAAATTGCTAGCATGGAGAAACAGGTGATGAACTTGGATCACTTCTCTGAGGTGAAGTCCAGATCAAAAAGGCACTAG